In Sphingomonas sp. SUN019, one genomic interval encodes:
- a CDS encoding electron transfer flavoprotein subunit beta/FixA family protein → MKVIVPVKRVLDYNVKPRVKADGSGVDLANVKMSMNPFDEIAVEEAIRLKEKGAVTEIVAVSIGEQKSQETLRTALAMGADRAILVVSEEKAEPLAVAKILAKIVEEEQPSLVILGKQAIDDDNNQTGQMLAGLLGWGQGTFASKVEIAGDIAKVTREIDGGSETDDLKLPAIITTDLRLNEPRYASLPNIMKAKNKPMASKTPADYGVDVTPRLKTLKVVEPPKRTAGVKVADVDELVAKLKAMGVTK, encoded by the coding sequence ATGAAGGTAATCGTCCCGGTCAAGCGCGTGCTTGATTACAATGTGAAGCCCCGCGTGAAGGCGGATGGATCGGGGGTCGACCTGGCCAACGTCAAGATGAGCATGAACCCGTTCGACGAGATCGCGGTCGAGGAAGCCATCCGCCTGAAAGAAAAGGGCGCGGTGACCGAGATCGTCGCGGTGTCGATCGGCGAACAGAAAAGCCAGGAAACGCTGCGCACCGCGCTGGCGATGGGTGCCGACCGCGCGATCCTCGTCGTGTCGGAGGAAAAGGCCGAACCGCTCGCGGTCGCCAAGATTCTCGCCAAGATCGTCGAGGAGGAACAGCCAAGCCTCGTGATCCTCGGCAAGCAGGCGATCGACGACGACAACAACCAGACCGGCCAGATGCTCGCCGGGCTGCTCGGCTGGGGCCAGGGCACGTTCGCGTCGAAGGTCGAGATTGCTGGCGACATCGCCAAGGTGACGCGCGAGATCGACGGCGGATCGGAGACCGACGACCTGAAACTGCCCGCGATCATCACCACCGATCTGCGCCTCAACGAGCCGCGCTACGCCAGCCTGCCCAACATCATGAAGGCGAAGAACAAGCCGATGGCGAGCAAGACGCCGGCCGATTACGGCGTCGACGTGACGCCGCGGCTGAAGACGCTGAAGGTCGTCGAACCACCCAAGCGCACCGCGGGGGTGAAGGTCGCCGACGTCGACGAACTGGTCGCAAAACTCAAAGCGATGGGAGTCACCAAGTGA